The sequence below is a genomic window from Dioscorea cayenensis subsp. rotundata cultivar TDr96_F1 chromosome 6, TDr96_F1_v2_PseudoChromosome.rev07_lg8_w22 25.fasta, whole genome shotgun sequence.
AAGGCATTTTGTTGGAGATTTTCTTACCCACGAAAAAGTAAATAGTAGAAAGTGAGGAGATACTggtcaattttaaaaatactagtATAATTACCTCACTCTGCTTTGGAGGTTTTGCAATTTTGATggtttaaaatatgtatatttgtgtgaaataaatattgattataattttcatttataataaagaagaagaatacaaAAATAGTGTTTGCTTTATCGAGTCCTGAAGGCATTCTCAGGGGAAAATCTTCATCATCATAGCCCATATCTATCAAAGCTTATCTATTCAAAACAATTatagttacatatatattatatgtgtaCCACTATGAAATTTGGAATTATATAACATATGTGTAGATATCCTAGCTACATAACATTTGCATTAAATTTGTTAGCATAAAATCAAGGTTGAAATGAGCATGCACAACCCTATTTAACTAAACTAAGTCTTTTATAAATGACTTGAAGCCCATCATTCTACGCATGTTTTGATATTTAGGAACAGTAAGTGAAAATTGAAATGTAAATATCTTTAActgtgattaaaaaatattaagggATGCTAAccataattttcaattttttttttacaatcatCTACATCAAAATTCTATTCCAATAAAAACCAATCTAATAATTTGTGCGGAATTCAAATAAGAAATTCCAAAGTATTACTTTTTGATTTAGCATGCCTTAAAccaattctaaaattttgtttgtgaACATTCTTTGATcagaatataaattataaattattgcaAAACTcagttattatgtttttaaatttaacaaaatagattaaaaaaacatatggtcAGAGCACTTGGTTTTCTACTATCTGCAAATTTATCTAAATAAGAAGATATCAAATATATGTGATATTTGcaacaaaagaaatacaaccaaacaacaaatgaaTGATCGAAttataaaagtagataaactaTGACAAACTAAATAGTAACATTATAGATATAGGAGAACATAgaatttttatgtgaaaaacaaaattatactgAGAAAGGGATTGTATGAATTGTATTTAAAGAGAAACTAACTTTGAAATTTAACCAATATGAACGGCTCTATAatttaatgtcttttattttagtctcttcattttcttctacgATAGTCCATCCATATTACTATAAACTTAACCTGTATCATTTAATCTGTATGATTTAATAAGTATGAAACTATTGGTATACCATTTTCacacctttttttaatttctaagaaAATTGCTCACCAAAATGTATATCATGCTAGGTTTGTTGCGATGGGGAGTGGGAACATTTGAGAAATACCCGATTAACTATTCACATTGATTTTCATATGTACCACTATAAAAGCCCATAAATCATTGTTTTCTTCTATAAATGCgcaatgttattattttttttacatataccCCATGAAACACTAGaatttaatgtaataatttccactttccaaaattatcagttttaatttgaatgtcttattaaaaatttaatgttaaaCCAATTTAATGCCCTTAACCAAATTAATGTCATTAAAtcttttccaataaaaataattaatttacaatatgaggtttttataaataatatttttggaaatcttTATATTCActtaatcataattataaagCTCCTTAAAGTCATAATGAAATTGTAAAATgttctttcattgttttttttgaaatataatctATTGCtcttgtagttttttttttgtaattccctttttttaattccCTATATATTGTAATACCAAAtagttttaaaagaatttgGAAAGATTTCTGCTTTCCAATGACTATTAGTTGTCATTGTAAagtgttattaaatatttaatggtAAACCAATCTACCCTTAACAAAATTAATGGCATAAATCTTTCCTATTAatagtaattaaattagaacatgcacttatttttttaaataattccttTTGATCGAAATTCATCTCacttaatgataattttaaagTTCCTCAAGGgtataatgaaattataaaatgctatgttttcttgaaataatttcttttggtctcatattgttttttttttttcaagttcccatatttaatgaaataccaaataaatgttttttaaaattttttaaacaaaaaagttaaaacaaGTTAGAATAGATTTCCACTTTCCATATAATATCAAATTTCATTGGAAGtccttgttgatttttttaacgtaaaaccaatttaatgccctcaaaaaaaaattaatggcattgaatcttttttattaacaacaccagaaaacaaataaatgtaattaaacaCCTCCCATTACTAATATCACATTTAATACAACAGAAACTTAAATGCAATAGaacaactttttttaaaaaaaattcattaaatatatgtatagatattgtaaggaaaacactaataataaaaaaaaaaatacctaaagGTATATAATGTTCTCAATGaaatttcatctttttaaaatgttgcaaaaattttttgttgccaatttcattaaattttaattcttcttCAAGAATATGTattaagggtgtgtttggattgagTTGTCAGGAGGGAAAGCTAAAAGGGAAGAGAGGGTTAAGGAGGGCTAGGGTGAACCATCTCCCTGTTTGGATAAACTTTTTTCATTTACTTAAGGGACTGGAAAGTTAACTCTTGAGCTTCCAAAAGTCTCCAAATTTCACTTTTCTTGGTACTCTAATGTAGGGTTCCAAGAGGAGAGAGAAcatccaaaaaaattataatcattagAAAAACCATAATGCCTTGtggtttataattaaatttaaacttcactctttttaattaattaattgtagaACCTCACttttttcatcatctttctAGTTTTCTTAATCCAATTTTATCATTCCTTAAGGGTTTAAGCATCACTTTCAATCTCATCCGAATGTAAGATTCTTAAATCTTGTCTTCTACTCTTGATTCAATCCTTATGATCAATTTCTTACACCTTGCATCGATTTGATCATGtgttttttatcttcttttctcCAATTACCAATATAAATAGATCATTTTCTCATATTGCTTTTAGCATTGCTATATCACtaaatttctctttttcatgCTTTCATCATTGTATCATTTTGGTTATTGGTAGTGTATGCACTTGAATAGGActaagtaatatttttatttgataacaagACTAATTATAATTTGTAGATCATATTAATgcatattctttcttttaatttccaTTCCCCGCTTTAcacaaacaaaatttatcaaacaacttgtcatttttttctttcattaaaatttgACTATTTAAACAAGAGTACaaacttttctttaaaaatccatttcttactttctcttcttttttctttctttaggtCCCTTACTTTCCCTTtcacttttgaatccaaacactatgtaTAGTTTTTCATACTCATGTTTACTTTACTTGGGACACTCTTATGTGATataattagaaatattttgtgtAGATGTTAATGATggctttctttttaaatatctatACACAGTATTGCTtcaaataataaacatattaaatataatataaatagtttatAGTTCTTCGTTGGTCACATGGTATACATATAAACTCAACTAAATTCAAGcaatataaagaaaatttttgaaaaataataaaaatgcattCAATAGTAAACATCAAACATAAAGATTTCAAAGCAAGAACAAATGAGGCTTTAAGCTTCCaacatatgaaaatattaagtaAAAATTACCATTGAAAAATTTTGCTTGAGGTATTTTACTAActaaattaaaacccaaatcctaaatttatatatattggattCTTTTATCAAGTGATGTTAATATGTTATAACATATTAGATAAATGAGCtaaatttattcaaaactaaatgcatagaaaattaagtattaaacACTATAAAGTAAAAAGAACTAGAGAAAAGTTTGGAAGAGAGATTAGAAAATGTTACTAACTGAAAGTGGAAAGGTGATGGTGAATTCTAAGAGAAGTTTGGAGATTTGGAATTgatacaaaataacataaatatatattttctctaatcGTTGAAGATGTGGTTCATGGATGGATATTAGAGAGCTTGAAGAATCTATGAGGATAGAAATTCGAGAGAAGGAAAGAGGGTGTAGTTAGGATAAAGGTTGAAGATAAGTAGGTTACATTTCTCATATGTAAATTTACTGCCATATATGCCTAGAGATTTTTGAATAATTGATTTGGATTGACAAAAGGTTTTTGGTTTCCAATTATAGCCtcactatttttttatgtatacatCGTATTACACACCATGCATCTATTAGGGACAAACTTGAAAatgatttgaaatttatataaagtaAAAAACACTTTACACCTGcaaaatatatgatataataaaaaatatacaaatattttgATTAGACTCATGGCATCATTTGAAACATTTGCTTAAGATATGGACAATTGTCTTATGAAGGGATACAAACTCAAATAAGAGGATACAGATCTAAACTGGGGAAAATAAATCCCCTTGATAGTTAAGTAAGTAACTAGGCAAGGGAGAAAAACCGCAATTCTCTCTCTTAAGTAGCAGTTTAACTTAGGCATCCGACAATCCCCTTGAGTCTAAAGTGCTCAAAGACCTTAATACATgcactttttctttattgttagGACATTCAACCAGCCGATTTAGCCGCTATGTGTTTTTGCCATAAAAAGAGAGAGGAGCTAATATTTCAAAGGATCATTTTAACCTCGATCTATTGGCATCGAATGAGGAACTATGAGCACTCCATATTATGAACCTTAGCTCTATGGAACAATATGCTATTACTAAAAAGTGGAAGAATTGAAATCCTTTATATAGATATTAAGGTAGACAAACACtaagatgggaaaaaaaaccAGTATTTTACAACTAAAATTCCTCCATATTATGTTCTAGTTTCGCACTACAGTGAACCCTAGGAATACAGAATTTCTCTTAAATTCTAAACAATAGCTTATAATAGGAACAAATATCCAAACTCTAAGTTACTTTTTCTTTACTCTATTCCACTCTAAACTTTCATAAAATTTACAATAaacgaaagaaaaaaaagtttggATAGAAGCAGATCCAAGTATTGAATAGGTAAGCACCATATACTAATTAACACAAGTAGTTATGAACCTTGTAGATTATCCCATGCATGGGGCAATGAAGGAGGAGCCCCTTATTTACTCTTCAGGACTAAGTGGAAAAAAGATGAGATTCTCATACAAAGAAAAGAATTCATTTACtttgaaaaaattgaatgaGAAGCCTAGTAATTGCATATGAAATTCCCAATTGTTTCAAATTCTCTGAGTATGatgaaatcatcatcatcaccataacatcagcatcatcatcttATTTGATTTGCTGATAAAGATGATCCCAAGGAAAGGCAAATTTTCTTAATAGCAGTAAGGGAATTTAAGGAACTCCTGTGTTGTGTAAACACCAAACCTATGAGAATCTAACACATtctattttaaaacttaaatctattttaaatttttttaacaaattaatgattAGGTAGGTTTTCTAGATGCATCAACCATGGGATAGCCAAATGGTATGACACATGAGTACACCAAGGGGAGGACAAAGGTTCGAATCCAACCaacgaccaaatggtctattggtatacgggtcgccGATAAAGCTTTTCACCGAGTTGTGAAAGTTCGATTTGGTCCTAGCGCCCATGTGTGCGTGGCCCTGCCCCTTCTGGCTGTCTGttcctcttgtcaaaaaaaaattgaattcgTTCATGCATTGAACATCTGGACCCAATACTGTTTATTAAGCCTAGGTACCTTGTGGGAGAAACAGTGATTTCGTCCCTCTAGAGTTACAGGGCAGGGGGATTTTTCTAAGAGGTTAATAGGCCACTGTAACTTGTGCACCTCCGTACATGCATGTCTTTTTAACACTCCCTTAAATGCAggttgtcacacccaccccttctaccgaggtaaatgtggcacccatcagataaaaatccattttaactggaaacctgacacccctcaaaaaccaaattacacttacaaatcacaatttacaactttacaccaactacaggattcaaatacataaatacaacaaatatcattactcaaatttgcgggtacaaccgctacaagatcacaacatcaataaataggaagaaaaaaggacccactgcagtcctcgactcaaccctgactagctctaaactcgatcaggcaatctagggtcccgctcctgcagctacagcacattcagtttgtcggtagtggcttaataatttcaaatacttaaatacagtgtatataaaGCATATAGACATCAatctctcaaataattttcccaactttcacaaatacccgaattctagcaaaatacaagtTTTAAAGAGCTATttgaaaacatgaattcatcacaaatcaacatcaaaccaattttccaagaaaatccaaattgttgtgagagactgccctcctaagagcggcaGCTGGGTTTTaccccctcatcacaacccaaaatagcAAGTGATGTAAAAACCGTCGTCAAATCCAAGgcttgaaaactctccccgactaagccgtcttcgcacccttgacgttggtccatcggtcccgtgtggtgactccgggatcccgatgtataatccaatcagAGCTCTatgctcccacctgatctggacaaatcaacactcaggtccaccacgccacctctaaaggctggcccgtggggacccactactacAGTAGTCAGGcattagcccgccgtcaccatccaaaccaacatgtagatgtagcaataatacaaactgtataaatcatatcacagggtccttatccaggacaagcattcacagtacaatacatgcataataccagaaAAAGCCCAAATCCATGATACTATTCCTAtactaggaatgaaaaccagttccacaaatattgtcggtaaaacattttaatacgcgcacatgatttcacaaatcattccaaatcaaagcatatctAACcagccaaaaataaatacattaaccgaataattaaatcacacatacatgtattttcactatttgcaaatacatataattatacaaaactaatgtatcaatacgattgttatgaacatcaacggcaaataaatataagtatatttcaacaTTATACACAATTAGACATTATACACAATtagcttttaaataattatttcaaaataataataattaatcaattatttaaaataatagccactaccaactcacctggtctcccttggGTTCTTTGCTAGaactggaactccctcccaagactaaacaacacctaacaatataacataataaaaatacatataaatatcacaattaaacccaaaagaaaatacaataaaccaatatctgactctctaattggcccactcattccaatcggttaaaacacAATATTGCATAGTTAAACCGGTCTCcaattgcatttaaataaacccaatttaggctagaccattctgaaccaaacctcaattccactgaacaaAGCTCAAATtcattgaaccaaactcaatttcactgaaccaaactcaatttcactgaaccaacctcaatctagccaaccagccttgaaccaactccaattcttatacaaaatctgttgaaccaacttggttcaaccgaacacaaattttccttgaattggttcaacCCAAATCCTTAGCCCCACATCCAAACTAAGCCCAAATCAGTCTTAACCCACTCAATTTAACCAAACAATTCGAGTCcgaccacactcaacttgatttgatcaaacccactcaaccaaattaaacccaactcaatcaattcaattcaactcaaccaaatcaattccaacttggtttgatccaaccaaatcaatttggctaaacccaaccaattccaatccaaccatcatcattaacatcttaatcatccatcatcatcaattaattaaccaaaccaaaccctaacctcACAAAAACATACTAAAATTCTAGCATGGTTTCTCAAGCTTTTTAACTAAACATTATACATCATTTCAACCAAATAATGAacaaaccatcaaaatctagatttttctaacttatgttttcagccagaaattcacttttagtccctagaaatatgatttcttacaaaacagtccctgtaaaattcaccaatggtccctgaattatgacatagtattctcaaaaggtccttcgaaactatccaatggtccctgaagtataacacagtatttcaaaaaggtccctaccgtcttacctttcagtccttagttttcagaaacatttcatatcaattctttttctattactctttaacccaaaatcttttaaaaacttttacatttaggtctttatttttccacttggggtttctcaacaagattactctgtagaaaagtCTTACTGCAACTgcagtaataccctgaatatatttttgcaACAGTTATCCAAAGGTTCAAGGTATTACACAAGTACTTAACtcctatttgtaaaaaaaaaaatcatcatttgtAATAATGGATAAGTTTACAAAAACTAAAATCTATATTAACCAAAAATCACATACTTTTACAAGGGCATATAAACTATTACACATGtaatttaagttaaaaaaaatatttaaattttacataaaaatctatatatatttatatacattaataactCAGTCAAATTTCATACAAGAAAAATTTATGTATACTATCACAAAATCTGAAAGTTGTAATTTTGAGATAAATCTATATGGCAAACCCATAAACACTAGTAACCAAAAATTACATGCTTTTAGaagaacatataaaattttacgCATGtaatttaagttaaaaaaatatttgtatgttacatagaaatttatatatatatacatacattaatAACTAAgtcaaatttcaaataaaaaaaaatatttatactatCACAAAATCTAAAAGTTGTAATTTTGAGATAATTCTATATGACAAACCCATAAACACATGAGGAGTAAGGCACCCTTTTGCTTATCCACCGGTGTGTAAACAATTTATATATctacaaaaaatacaaataaattccACCGCATCTTCCAAATTGTCGGTAAGATGAACAGCCAGGGCAACTTATTAGGGACTTCGGCATCCAATCCAAACAAACACTTCTACTATTCTTGTACAAACAAAAGATACAACCAATTCCCACTAGTCCTCCTTTTATACTTCTTTCCATttcacattaaatatatatccatTCAATGAGAAATCCAAGACTGTCTCATAAGCTTCTTTGACCTTCTCTCTCTTCCTCCCAACTCCTCCCAACTCCATCAAAGAAACCAAAATTTGATGggcaagaacaacaacaatccCTACCACCAAATTAGCTTTTTCAATCCCACATACTGTTTACAACCTCTCACCTCCAAAGAACTCCCACAAAAATGCTCCAAAGAAAGCATGAGTTTCTCTTCCGGCCGCCATCATCTCACCCTTCCTTCATGTGAGATCGGTAATAACCCTTCTTCACCAAAAGTTGGCTGCATGGGCCAGATCAAGAAAGACAAGGTTTCTTGGCCATGGACAAATCCTTTAACAACAAGAAGCAGCAGTAATGGAAGCAAGAAGTTCTTGAAACTTGGTAGAGTGTTCTCGTCTCGAAACATGATAAGCCCAAGAGTGTCATCAGAGAAGATGGAGCATGAACCTTATCCGGTTAATACGTTGGCAAGTGTGCATGACATGGATCCACCATTGCCAGTGGTGAAGTATGTGATGAAGGAAGGAAACTCAGGTGATAGTCTTTGGAAAAGACGACGAGGAGATCAGAATGGACTCGAAGGTTTGCAGATCAACAGCAATGGCAGATGCAGCATGTCTGTGTTTACAGCAGATTCATGTGGGTCATGAGAGATCCAGCTGGTTTTTTACTATTTGTTCCTTTGTTTGTTAACTGTATTTATTTATGAACTATGCACATGAAGATTGACTATATGGTATGGGAAAGGAAAGAAGattggaaaatattttttggacaTGGATGTGAGTTAttagatgaaatgatgaagccctttttgttaaataataataataataataattttggtcAATTATTTGATTGCACATGAAGTTTCATGTTTAGAACATGAGTAATGTGGTCATGTCATGCATAATGGGACCATTGTCTTCTAGTTTTTGCTTGCCATTCTGATCTAGAATGGTTTATTCTTGCTAGTGTTGGGACTATGTTCAGTGGCAGCATAAAAGAATCATGTGATGGGGTACCAAGAAGGATTTTAGTAATATGTTTTAgatttagttttttgttttttgtgtttgtttgagaTTATTAAAGTTGGGGCTAGGTTGGGTTTGGAGCTTAGCTATTGGTGAATTTATTTTGGAGagagaaattttattttcaggtgaaaatcttttttctaattaattattaatgttgAGTATTAATGAACTtttgaaaagtatatatatatatatatatatatatatatgtacttttTGCAAAGACACTCTTAGGCAAATTGGTGAAAACTTGTTTTAGATGATGGTGTGTTTTTAAGATGTGAAGTTAATAGCAAAAGGATTGGTGATGAGGTTAGCTAGACTTAACAgcaattttcataatatatgtTACTAACTTGAATTGTTGAATGGATTATAGGACTCCTGTTGGCGGGTTATTATTAAATAACTCAAGATTCCAGTCCAACAATATGAGTCATATgatgtttgtttatttcttttcagtGTGACTGTAAATGGACAATTGCGTACCAATTTAATTAAGAGAAATTAAATTGCATTGTTTTGGGTGTTTCCAGGATTGTTCTCTCCATGACAATTATTTTGGAGTTGaggattttattgttttttataattctatttatttatttatttttaaatattatcaatttaaatataaattgaatttttttaaaattttttaaatgtacataccatttatttatgtttaacatCGCATGCACTTAAGGAGTGTTTGATTCAACAGACTAAAATGATTGatattataaaatcaaatttttataagaGACCTAATTTTTAAAGTGTGATTGTACTTTttaatcaatcaaaatagtGGGGAATAAAACTGACATTTCAATCATTTTCGTTGTTGATGAAAATTATATAGGAGAGTGATATGTGATAAAactaatatcaaaaatattttcaaaagctGTATacaaatcttataaaaaaaatgaagttataTTTGCATGCATCTCAATTAgtaatatatgtatgtatatatccccaaaaaaattattttttatatatagatagtagtaaaattacttttcAAATCTAAAACTAAAGCATGTGAAATATTCATCTTTTGTTATGCATTCTTTTTAATTCTACCAAATTCAgtgttttccttttaatttattttttaaa
It includes:
- the LOC120263849 gene encoding uncharacterized protein LOC120263849, with amino-acid sequence MGKNNNNPYHQISFFNPTYCLQPLTSKELPQKCSKESMSFSSGRHHLTLPSCEIGNNPSSPKVGCMGQIKKDKVSWPWTNPLTTRSSSNGSKKFLKLGRVFSSRNMISPRVSSEKMEHEPYPVNTLASVHDMDPPLPVVKYVMKEGNSGDSLWKRRRGDQNGLEGLQINSNGRCSMSVFTADSCGS